The region TTCGCACCCCATGTCAAAATGAGTTCATCCCGCCGGGCGCAAGCCCCTGTCACAAAGGAGTGGCCATGAAGCGCCGTCCCCTCATCTTCGGCACCGCAGTCGCTGCAGCCGCCGTCCTCGCACTCGCCGGCTGCGCGAGCAACCCCGGCTCGGACGGTGACGCCGACAAGCCGGCAGCCGGAGCCGACGCCGCCGACTACGGCCTCGTCGCCGACGGCACGCTGACCGTCTGCTCCGATATCCCCTACCCGCCCTTCGAGTTCGAGGGCGGCGACAACGGCACCGGCTACACCGGTTTCGACATCGAGCTGCTCGACGCGATCTCGAAGAAGCTCGACCTCAAGCTCTCGGTGCAGGACACCGGCTTCGAGGCGCTGCAGTCGGGCGCGACGCTGCTCGCCGGCACCTGCGACCTGGGTGCGTCTGCCATGACGATCACCGAAGAGCGCAAGGCGAACATCGACTTCTCCGAGCCGTACTACGACTCGCTGCAGTCGCTGCTCGTTCGCACCGACTCGGGCATCGAGAGCATCGACGACCTCGACGGCAAGAACGTCGGCATCCAGCAGGGCACGACGGGCGAGATCTACGCCAAGGAGAACGCCAAGGGCGCCGAGCTCGTGCAGTACCCGTCCGACGGCGAGCTGTGGCCGGCCATGCAGTCGGGTCAGATCGACGCGATCCTGCAGGACCAGCCGGTGAACCTCGTGCACGAGAAGGCCGACTCGGACTACAAGATCGTCGAGACCTACGAGACCGACGAGTCGTACGGCTTCGCCTTCGCCAAGGGCGAGAAGGAAGAGCTGCGCAAGGCCATCGACGCTGCGCTGCAGGACCTGCGCGACAGCGGCGAGTACGACAAGATCTACGACGAGTTCTTCTCGGCCGAGTGACCACTGATCTGATCACCGAGAGGCACGAGACATGGCGCTGAAGCGCAGAACGAGAACGCTGCTGTACCGCGTGACGATGTACGTCGTCTTCTTCGCGGTCGTCGCGGCAGTGGCGCTCTCGATCAACTGGCAGCGGGCGATCCCGCAGTTCTTCAACCTCGAGGTCGCGGCGAAGCTCTTCCCCGACATCATCCTGATCGGACTGCGCAACACGATCCTGTTCACGCTGATCGCGTTCACGGGAGGTGTGCTGCTCGGCATCATCCTCGCTCTGATGAAGCTGTCGAGCATCGGACTGTTCCGCTGGGTGGCGACGGGCTGGATCGAGCTGTTCCGCGGGCTCCCCGCCCTGCTGACGATCTTCTCGGTGGCGTTCATCGTGCCGATCGTCTTCGGCTGGAAGGTGCCAGGCGGTCCCGTCGGCGCCGGTCTGCTCGGTCTCATCCTGGTGGCCTCGGCGTACATCGCCGAGGTCATCAGGTCGGGCATCCAGGCTGTGCCGAAGGGGCAGACCGAGGCCGCCCGCTCGCTCGGCATGTCACCGATGAAGACGATGTTCTGGATCATCCTCCCGCAGGGTTTCCGGATCATCATCCCGCCGATGACCAACGAGCTGGTGCTGCTTCTCAAAGACACCTCGCTCGTCTTCATCGCGGGAAGCTTCATCTGGTCGAAGGAGCTCACCACCTTCGCCCGTGACGCGAACTCGGCGAATGCCAACGCGACGCCGCTCATCGTGGCGGCGCTGCTGTACCTGGTTGTGACCATTCCTCTCACGCGGTTCACCGCGTGGCTGGAGCGACGGATGGCGAAGGAACGATGAGCACCGATCTGATCGACGTGCATGCCCCTGCGATCCAGGTGCAGGGCCTGGTCAAGGCCTACGGCGACAATGTCGTGCTCAAGGGCATCGACCTCACCGTGCTGAAGGGTGAGGTGGTGTGCATCATCGGCCCGTCGGGTTCGGGCAAGTCGACGATGCTGCGCTCGGTGAACCTGCTCGAGACGCCGACCGACGGTCGCATCCTCGTCGAGGGCATCGACATCACCGATCCCGAGACCGACATCGACCGCGTGCGCCAGCGCATCGGCATGGTGTTCCAGAGCTTCAACCTGTTCCCGCACCTGTCGGTGCTCGACAACCTCACCGTCGCGCAGCGCCGGGTGAAGAAGCGCAGCAAGGGCGAGTCGGAGCGCGTCGGCCGCGAGATGCTGGAGCGGGTGGGCCTGGCCGAGAAGGCGGATGCCTTCCCCAGCCACCTCTCGGGCGGTCAGCAGCAGCGCGTCGCGATCGCCCGCGCGCTGTGCATGAACCCCGACATGATGCTCTTCGACGAGCCGACCTCGGCTCTCGACCCCGAGCTGGTCGGCGAGGTGCTGCAGGTCATGCGCACTCTGGCCGATGAGGGCATGACGATGCTCGTCGTCACTCACGAGATGGGCTTCGCCCGTGAGGTCGGCTCGCGCCTGATCTTCATGGACGGCGGCTACATCCTCGAGCAGGGCGACCCGCGAGAGGTGCTTGCGAACCCGCAGCACGCCCGCACGCAGGATTTCCTGGCGCGCGTGCTCTGAACCAGGACGACTCCTACGATCGAGACCCCCTGACGCTCCGGCGTCAGGGGGTCTCCGTTCATGCGGGGCCAGATGGCGCTCGCATGAACGGAGACCTGGGAAGTGGGTCACACCGCTCGGTGGCATCGACAACTCGGCGTTTCCATCATCCTTCACCTCTGCTCCGCGCTATCAGTGGGAGGCCGCGCCGTTCGAGCATCGCCGGCGTCGGTTTCGAGGTTGCTCGAGAGCGTGACCGAGACCGAAGCCCGGGTCGGAAGGGGAGGTGAACGCGGGGTGGCAGATTCTCACATCTATGCTGGATTGCAGGGCATAAGTACCCGGGTGGATATACCGACGACGAAGGGAAATGCATGATGACCGATACTGACGACGTGCCGGAGGTCTCTCGGCGCACTGTGGTGAGGGGATTCGCCTGGTCTGTGCCGATCTTGGCTGCGGCAGCGGCAGCCCCGGCGTGGGCCGTGTCCGGATGCAGGACATTCACGACGTCGTTCACGACAAGCTCCACCGTTCAGAACCCGACGCGGCTCCCCGCGACGGACGGCACCCGGAACCTGACTGTTGAGCTCACGGCCGTTTCGGGAGCGAACACTACGGTCACGCAGAATGGCCAGACGTTCAATATGACCCGCAGTGCGTCCGGTTGGAACGGGGGTTGGAGTGATGACAGTGCTGGCGATTGGGTATTCACCGACTTCGGCCCCGCGGGATCCATCGTGCTGAACCAGCGCTCCACCACCGATGCGTCGAATCAGCCCATCGGCAGTCCCACGCAGACCGTCACCTTAACATTCCTCGACGGATCTACGCCCGTCTCCGTCTCCAATCTGCGGATAGATGTCTACGACATCACCTCCGCGAACACGCCCCGTTGGCGCGACTCCTACTGGGACGCCGTCGGATTCAACATCGCACCGTCATCGATCCTTCCCGCTCCTGGTAAGGATCAAGGGTTGGGAGCGGGCACGATTGCAGACCCATTCCGACGTTCAACAGCAGGCCTCTCCACGGGGACTGGACCCTATCAAGACAGGTTCACGTTCACCACTGTGCCGTCCTCTGGCCTGCAACTTCGTTACACGAGCCATCAGCAGAAGTCCGGGTGGCAGTTCATCTCGATTGCCGGCATCACCTTCGACGCCTGCTGAGTCGAATCTCGGCTGAACCCGAATCAGCCGAGGAGGACGCGCCGATCTGGCATCCTGAACAGTGATGGAGATCGGCGCGTTCCTCGGCCTCGAGCAGCTCACCTGGGGCATGCTCATCCTCGTCGTCATCGCGGCATTCGGCGCCGGATGGATCGACGCGGTCGTCGGCGGTGGCGGACTGCTGCAGCTGCCGGCCGTGCTGCTGATTCCCGGCATCACGCCCGTGCAGGCGCTGGCGACCAACAAGCTCGGCTCGATCTTCGGCACCGCGACGAGCAGCATCACGTACTACCGGCGTGCGAGACCCGACATCCGCACGGCCTTGCCGATGGCGGTGATCGCGCTCGCCGGGTCGTTCGGCGGAGCCGCCGTGGCGACCGTGCTTCCGGCATCGGCCTTCAAGCCGATCATCGTCGTGGCTTTGCTGGCGGTCGCGATCTTCACCGCGCTCAGGCCGCAGCTGGGCGCGGCGACCGCGCTGCGGTTCTCGGGGCACCGTCACCACGTCGCGGCGGGGGCAGCAGGACTGGTGATCGGCTTCTACGACGGACTCATC is a window of Microbacterium esteraromaticum DNA encoding:
- a CDS encoding basic amino acid ABC transporter substrate-binding protein → MKRRPLIFGTAVAAAAVLALAGCASNPGSDGDADKPAAGADAADYGLVADGTLTVCSDIPYPPFEFEGGDNGTGYTGFDIELLDAISKKLDLKLSVQDTGFEALQSGATLLAGTCDLGASAMTITEERKANIDFSEPYYDSLQSLLVRTDSGIESIDDLDGKNVGIQQGTTGEIYAKENAKGAELVQYPSDGELWPAMQSGQIDAILQDQPVNLVHEKADSDYKIVETYETDESYGFAFAKGEKEELRKAIDAALQDLRDSGEYDKIYDEFFSAE
- a CDS encoding amino acid ABC transporter permease; protein product: MALKRRTRTLLYRVTMYVVFFAVVAAVALSINWQRAIPQFFNLEVAAKLFPDIILIGLRNTILFTLIAFTGGVLLGIILALMKLSSIGLFRWVATGWIELFRGLPALLTIFSVAFIVPIVFGWKVPGGPVGAGLLGLILVASAYIAEVIRSGIQAVPKGQTEAARSLGMSPMKTMFWIILPQGFRIIIPPMTNELVLLLKDTSLVFIAGSFIWSKELTTFARDANSANANATPLIVAALLYLVVTIPLTRFTAWLERRMAKER
- a CDS encoding amino acid ABC transporter ATP-binding protein, with amino-acid sequence MSTDLIDVHAPAIQVQGLVKAYGDNVVLKGIDLTVLKGEVVCIIGPSGSGKSTMLRSVNLLETPTDGRILVEGIDITDPETDIDRVRQRIGMVFQSFNLFPHLSVLDNLTVAQRRVKKRSKGESERVGREMLERVGLAEKADAFPSHLSGGQQQRVAIARALCMNPDMMLFDEPTSALDPELVGEVLQVMRTLADEGMTMLVVTHEMGFAREVGSRLIFMDGGYILEQGDPREVLANPQHARTQDFLARVL
- a CDS encoding sulfite exporter TauE/SafE family protein, with the translated sequence MEIGAFLGLEQLTWGMLILVVIAAFGAGWIDAVVGGGGLLQLPAVLLIPGITPVQALATNKLGSIFGTATSSITYYRRARPDIRTALPMAVIALAGSFGGAAVATVLPASAFKPIIVVALLAVAIFTALRPQLGAATALRFSGHRHHVAAGAAGLVIGFYDGLIGPGTGTFLVITLVGLLGYDFLQSSAKAKIVNFATNAGALILFIPHGAVLWMLGLILGAANIAGSYLGSRMAISRGSGFIRVVFLCIVIVLIAKLGFDVWNENVEPLLAAR